Proteins encoded within one genomic window of Alphaproteobacteria bacterium:
- a CDS encoding heparinase II/III family protein, which produces MIRAPASSRANLKQFQDRVRADFERVVFASGIYRLSLLGTSPNGLAQNIAVAAGDVRRGSEIMRGEFAIAGDRITASNPFAMPAREEVQAALHGFRWLADLRAEGSQAARECARALISGWLERCSEWSPLPWRGDVLGRRLIAWLAEYPFFTEGSDDSFRAEVLRALARQARHLERVIRLGTPSLGPDGSSRLGAAVGLVYARISLSRANEPLQRALALLLREVDRQVLPDGGHFQRSPALQLDILNALVGVRAALVAGKHEQPGGLQGAIDRMAPMVRFFRHGDGGLALFNHTAEGDAAGIDTALAAANAQGTAPSAAPHTGFQRLAAGRVLIVMDTGTPAAPESDGRAHAGTLSFELSHGRERMIVNCGARAYASDEWLVAQRATAAHSTLALANANSSEIMGDGRLGRRPKHVLCRREEVDGAVLIDSSHDGYEPPFGVLHRRRVYLAADGADIRGEDRLTRIRSGDALGLAVRFHLHPDVRASIVHDRTATLLRLPSGAAFRFDAAGGRLTLEESIYLGASAGGRRTEQIVLESTLAGEEAHVKWSLRRIPT; this is translated from the coding sequence ATGATCCGCGCGCCCGCATCCTCGCGTGCAAACCTCAAGCAATTCCAAGATCGAGTCCGCGCAGACTTCGAGCGCGTGGTCTTTGCGAGCGGGATCTACCGCTTGTCGCTCCTCGGCACCTCACCCAATGGCTTGGCGCAGAACATCGCCGTCGCCGCCGGCGACGTGCGGCGTGGAAGCGAGATAATGCGCGGAGAATTCGCGATCGCCGGAGACCGCATTACGGCGAGCAATCCCTTCGCCATGCCGGCCCGCGAGGAGGTCCAAGCAGCGCTTCACGGATTTCGCTGGCTCGCGGATCTGCGCGCCGAAGGATCGCAGGCGGCAAGAGAGTGCGCGCGCGCGCTCATCTCCGGTTGGCTCGAACGCTGTAGCGAGTGGTCGCCGCTTCCCTGGCGCGGCGACGTCCTCGGCCGGCGTCTCATTGCCTGGCTTGCGGAATACCCGTTCTTCACGGAGGGGTCGGATGACTCGTTCAGGGCCGAAGTTCTCCGCGCCTTGGCGCGCCAAGCGCGCCATCTCGAGCGCGTGATACGGCTCGGCACCCCTTCGCTCGGGCCGGACGGCAGCAGCCGGCTTGGTGCTGCGGTCGGACTCGTTTATGCGAGAATCTCGTTATCGCGGGCGAACGAACCGCTTCAACGCGCACTGGCGCTGCTTCTTCGGGAGGTCGACCGGCAGGTCCTTCCAGACGGCGGACATTTCCAGCGCTCACCTGCCCTTCAGCTCGATATCCTCAATGCATTGGTCGGCGTGCGTGCAGCCCTCGTGGCCGGCAAGCACGAGCAGCCCGGCGGACTTCAGGGGGCAATCGACCGCATGGCGCCGATGGTGCGCTTTTTCCGGCACGGCGACGGCGGGTTGGCACTTTTCAATCACACGGCCGAAGGCGACGCGGCCGGTATCGATACCGCCCTCGCCGCAGCCAACGCCCAGGGGACTGCGCCATCGGCAGCACCGCACACCGGCTTTCAGCGCCTCGCAGCAGGACGGGTTCTCATCGTCATGGATACCGGCACGCCGGCCGCACCCGAAAGCGACGGCCGCGCCCACGCGGGCACGCTCAGCTTCGAACTCAGCCACGGGCGGGAGCGGATGATCGTGAATTGCGGAGCGCGCGCCTATGCGAGTGACGAATGGCTGGTCGCACAACGCGCGACTGCCGCGCATTCGACGCTGGCGCTCGCGAACGCAAATTCCTCCGAGATCATGGGCGACGGTCGCCTCGGCCGCCGGCCGAAGCATGTGCTCTGCCGGCGCGAAGAGGTGGATGGGGCGGTGCTGATCGATTCAAGTCATGACGGCTACGAGCCGCCCTTTGGCGTCCTCCACCGCAGGCGCGTTTATCTCGCGGCCGACGGCGCCGATATTCGCGGCGAAGATCGTCTGACGCGCATCCGATCCGGAGATGCGCTCGGATTGGCGGTACGCTTTCATCTCCATCCCGACGTTCGGGCGTCGATCGTTCACGATCGCACCGCGACCCTCCTGCGTCTGCCAAGCGGTGCGGCCTTTCGTTTCGATGCGGCGGGCGGGAGGTTGACGCTCGAAGAAAGCATTTATCTCGGCGCTTCGGCCGGCGGTCGGCGCACCGAGCAGATCGTCCTCGAAAGCACGCTCGCCGGCGAGGAAGCGCATGTCAAATGGTCGCTCCGTCGCATCCCGACATAA
- the rpe gene encoding ribulose-phosphate 3-epimerase, producing the protein MQRAVRIAPSILSADFAKLGEEVRAITAAGADYVHIDVMDGHFVPNITIGPAAVKAIRPHSPLPFDVHLMISPADPYIPLFAEAGADIITVHPESGPHLHRTIQLIKSFGKRAGVSLNPATPANAVDYVLSELNLVLVMSVNPGFGGQAFISSQLDKIKALRARIDGLGKPIDLEVDGGVNFETARLAVEAGADVLVAGTATFGGGPAAYASNIAKLRGHA; encoded by the coding sequence ATGCAACGTGCCGTGCGCATTGCCCCGTCGATCCTGTCCGCCGACTTTGCGAAGCTCGGCGAGGAGGTGCGCGCCATCACGGCCGCCGGTGCGGACTATGTCCATATCGACGTCATGGACGGACATTTCGTGCCGAACATCACGATCGGACCCGCTGCAGTGAAGGCAATTCGCCCGCACAGCCCCTTGCCGTTCGATGTCCATCTCATGATATCGCCGGCCGACCCTTATATCCCGCTCTTCGCCGAGGCCGGCGCCGATATCATCACCGTGCATCCCGAGTCGGGCCCGCATCTTCATCGCACCATTCAGCTCATCAAATCGTTCGGCAAGCGCGCTGGCGTCTCGCTCAATCCCGCAACCCCTGCCAACGCCGTCGACTATGTGCTGTCCGAACTCAACCTCGTGCTGGTGATGAGCGTCAATCCTGGCTTCGGCGGGCAGGCGTTCATTTCCTCGCAGCTCGACAAAATCAAGGCCCTTCGCGCTCGCATCGACGGCCTCGGCAAGCCGATCGACCTCGAAGTCGATGGCGGCGTCAATTTCGAGACCGCGCGCCTTGCAGTCGAGGCCGGCGCCGATGTGCTGGTTGCGGGTACCGCGACCTTCGGCGGCGGCCCTGCCGCCTATGCCAGCAACATCGCAAAGCTCAGAGGGCATGCGTGA